The DNA segment TCCTGTCTAGGTAGAGGCTGACTATGTCGGAGTATATCGGCGACTCCAGCCCCGGGTGGTGGAGGGCGATGGCAAGGCCCAGCGTCAGCAGCGCCGCCGCCAGGTGGATGTTGCACGCGGCGAGCCGAGCAAGCCTCTGGCGCAAGGCAGCCCCCTCCACCACGCGCCTTCAACCCCCCATGCCAGGCTAGCGAACGAGGCTCCTCCTGAGGTCCTCAACCTCCCCCTCCAGCATGTAGAGGTTGGACTCCAGCTGCTCCCAGAGTATGCTGCGGCTTATGGCTCTGGGGGGTGGTGTGGGGGAGAGGGAGTAGAGCATCCTCTCCTCCCTCCCGACCTCCACAACTGCGAGAGGCGGCCTGCCCCTATCGAGGTCCTCGAGAACCCTCTTGAACAGGGCGGCCTCCGGCATGTAGAGGGCCTCCAGGGGCCTGGACTCCCACCTGAGGCTGCCGTAGTGGACAACCTTCAGGAGCCTCCTGGACGCCTCTCTGAACAGCGGCCCCCAGCCCGCCCTCCTGGCTATAGACTCGAGTATGTAGAGCAGCCTCCTCCCCCTCAACCCCGCCCCTGAGAGGGCTGAGCGGAAGTGGGCGGCCAGCCTCGGCCACTCGGGCCCCTGTGCCATGCTCCTCACGGCTGCCTCAACAGCAGCCCAGGCGGTGGGCCACGAGACCCTGTCCGGGGTGTCCCTAGGAGTGTGGTACACCTCCTCCACCCCGGGGCACCAGAGGCTGTGGAGGGAGAGCGTGGGTATCCCCGCCCAGGCCATCATGATGCTGTCGCACTCTGGGCACTCGCAGCACCTCTCCACGGCACCCGCCTCCAGGGCGCGGCCCACCAGCTGGGGGGCCCCGCTCGCCACCAGGCACCTGTAGCCGGCGACGTCGAAGTTTATATAGGCCTCCACCCCCTCCGCCGCCCCGCTCTCCCGGAGGAGGCGGGCGTAGCTCATGCTACCCGCCCCCCAGTACCAAGAGGCCATACCGGGCATGCCGTGCTCCTCAGCCCCGAACACCACAACACCCGCCGCCAGCCCCCTCCCCCTCAGCCTCCTCACGGTCTCTACGGCCTGGGCCACACCCAGTATGTTGTCCGTGAACCCTGTGTACCAGTGGTCCAGGTGCGCCCCGGCCAGCACCACCCCCCCGCGCCCACCATCCACAGCCACGAGGTTGTAGTCCCTCCTCCTCTCTACACAAGCATCCACCCAAACCCTCACAAACCCCGCCCGCAGGGCGCGGGCCGAGTAGCCCAGGGGGACTGTGGCCACGGGTATGGGGGTGGGGCTCCCCACGCTGGTGCTATACCCCCAGTCACCCCCCGTCACTATAACCCTCGGGTCCCTAGACTCCACCAGGAGCGCCTCAGCCCCCGCCTCCGCCGCCAGGAGGGCAGCCGCCTTGAGATCGTCCACAACACCCGGAGCCCGGGCCACGACCACACGCCCCCCCGCGTCCACCCCCCTCCAGCTGCGGGCCAGGCTTGGATCCCCCTCAAGCACCAGAGGCCTACCCTCAACATCACCCCCCAGAACATAGGGGCCCACGGAGTGCCAGGGGGCGGGGGGTTCGAGGCCCGAGGACCTCAGGACCCAGGCGTCAACCCAGAACTCGTGAAGCCTAGACTGGACCCCCAGGCCATCCTCAAGATAGCCCCTCACAACCTCGACAGCCGGCCTCGAAGACCCTGCATGCACCCCCCGCCAGCCCGACACGCTCTTCAGAGAGGAGTAGAGCCGCAGCGCCTCCCCAGCCAGCCCCCTCCAGACAGGCACCCCCGGGACCCCCCCGCCTATGGGGGGAGGAGGGCGGCTCATATAAAACAGTCTTAGACGCCAAACCACAAGCCCGGGTGGAGGCGGCGCCGTGGAGGGGTGCAGCGGCCTCGCGGTCACAGCCATCGGGGTGTCGACGGTCGAGTCTATCCCCCTCCACCACTACAAGCCCGGGGGGCTTGCTCTAAGGCTCTATACTGGCCCCCACGGAGCCCCCAGGCCTCCGGCTGGCGTCTCGAGGGGCTGCCTCGAGTGGGGTTTGGAGGTGTGCGAGTGGATCTCCAGGCCAGGCAGCTTCCCGGCCTACGCTGTGGGGCTAGACAAGCTCCGGGGGGTCGCGGGGAGGTGGGGTGTGGAGGCCGTGGTGCTCGACGGGCTGGAGTCGTGGCTCCACGCCCCCTGCGCCTCCCGCCTCGGCCTCCCCCTGGTGGCGAGGACCCAGGGCCTCCTGGAGCCGGGCGGCGGGGAGCTGGGCCTCCTTGAGGCTCTGGCTGTGGAGTACACCTATCTCCTCTGGGGCGGGGGCTCGAACCTCGCCCTGGCCAGGGCCGTGGAGAGGGCCGCCGGGGCGGGTGTGTGGGTGGAGATAATAGTCTACACCCCCCGGCCCGTGGAGACGACGCTCCTAGCACCCCCCCTCCAGGCGGCGAGAGAAGCCGGGGCGCCCCTCCACATCGTGGCCCTAGACCACGGGGGCGGCGGGCCCCTAACCAGGCTCGCCGGGGAGCTTGAGAGGCTCCACTGGCCTGTGTACATACACTCACCCCCCTACAGCAGGCTCGACACCCGTTGCCCCCGCTGCGGCACAGTGGTAGCCACCAGGAGGGAGGGGCTGCTGGACGCCATGGAGCTCGCCAAGGGCGGAGGGTGCCCCCGCTGCGGGGCCCCGGTGCCTGTGAGGGGGGGATGGAGGAGGGGGACACCAGGGTGGTTCAGGAGGCTGGCTCCACAGGGTGTTTACTGGATAGACCCCAGGGCCCTCGGGGGGAGGCCCCTCTAAACCACCCGGGGGAAAACTTATAACCTCTCGCCGTCTTTAAGGAGTTGGACACCAGCAGTCTTGGAGGTGATGGCCCGTGAAGTTCTGCCCCAAGTGCGGCGGCGTCATGCTGCCCAGGAAGGATGGCGAGAAGAGGCTGCTAGTCTGCAGCAGCTGCGGCTACACAGTAGAGGCCAAGCCCGAGGACCTCAGCAGGTACAAGGGCGTGGAGAAGGTCAAGGACCACGTGCTGACGACCAAGACGGTGAACGTGGTTAAGAAGAGGCAGAGGGAGAAGGAGGAGATAGAGCAGGCGAGGGAGGAGTACTACGAGCTCGTGCTCGAGCAGCTGGGAGAGTACGGTGAGTAGCCTGGGGGACCCCCTAGAGGCTACTAGAATGCCTTTAGTTTAGAACGCCCCGGGCCCCCGCCCTCCCATCGCTATCATATTGGGGGCCCGCGGAGGGGGGCTGCAGCCCCCCGCCCTCCACCTCGCTCCTCCTCACCACAGTCATACCAACCCTCAGCACAGCCCCCCGCCTGAGGACCTCCACGAGGTCCCTCCTCAGGTCGGTGGCGGCCTTGGAGCTCCCTATCATAACCGTCTCCGGGCCGACGTGGCTGCTCCTCCTAAACACCATCCTCCTCCCGTCGCCGAAGCTCAGCCCGGGGTGGCCCCTGCCGACGGCGGTGTCGCAGACCCCGCCGGAGCAGAGGACGACTATTATGATCGAGTCGCGGCTCCTAGCCAGGCTCTTAAACCACTGGGGGAGGCTCCTGGGTGTCACGCTGCTCCTGATCCCTATGATGCAGTCGCCCCTGGGGGTCAGATAGTCGTCGCTCGTGATCTCGAACGTTGTCCTATGGGTAGCCCTAACGTTAGGGTGCCCCCAGGCCTGGAAGAACACCCACCTACCCACAACCTCAAGCCCAGCCTCAGCCAACAACAACCCCCCAGGGGCGGACCCGCGGCCTCCACACAATCCCTAGGAGCCAAAACCTTATAGTTTCCACCCCTCCGGGCGGCCTCCAGTTCGGGTGGACGGTTGAAAAGCCCGGTGCCAAGGGCCGTTTTAGAACCCTCCACACCCCCTCCAACAACCGGGACGTCTCGGAGGTGGACTGTGTTAAGGGAGGGCGACCCCTACAGGGAGGCTAGGCTTAGGATGGTGGAGCAGCTGAGGAGGAGCGGGCTGGTCACCAGCAGCCGGGTGCTCGAGGCCATGGCCCGGGTGCCCCGCCACCTCTTCGTGCCCCCGGAGTACAGGGGGATGGCGTATGAGGACAGGCCCCTCCCCATAGGCCACGGCCAGACGATAAGCGCCCCCGGGGTGGTGGGGAGGATGCTCCAGCTCCTCGACCCCAGGCCCGGGGATAGGGTGCTGGACGTGGGGGCGGGCAGCGGCTACCAGTCCGCCCTCCTGGCGGAGCTCGTATCCCCCGGGGGCAGGGTGTACGCGGTGGAGAGGATACCCGAGCTGGCTGAGTACGCCAGGGAGAACCTAGGGAGGGCGGGCTACCTGGGGGTAGTGGAGGTTGTGGTGGGCGACGGGAGCAGGGGCCTCCCACAGCACGCCCCCTACCAGAGGATAAAAGTGGCCGCCGCCGCCCCCAAACCCCCCAAACCCCTGGTGGAACAGCTAGCATCCGGCGGGAGAATGGTGATACCCATAGGAACCCCAGACCTCCAGGTCCTCACGGTGATAGAGAAGACGCCCGAGGGCCGGGTGAGGGAGTGGAGGGACATAGAGTTCCTCTTCGTACCACTAATAGGCGAGCACGGATACAGAGAAGACTGGCGGAAACAATACTGGCAATGGTGGCGATGACGACTGTGGTTGGCACAGAACCCCAAAAGAAAGAGAGGGGGTGATGAAGACTAGGAGCCCACAGAGCCTTAATTAATATGTAATATGAAATATGATGTATGATGTATGAAACAAAAATTAAATATAAATAATTAATGTTGGAGACTTAACTATTGCACTGTGCCTTCCGTTATCGTTACAGGTACACTTGTCTGTCCGCTTTTCTCGAAACTAACAACAACCACAGCTGTATCGCCTGGGTTCACGCTGGTAAAGTTGCAATCAGGACTTGCGCCTCCCAAAGCTATTGCATTTGAGTCATACCAGCCGCTGGAATTAGCATTTATAGTAGTGTTATTAAACTTAGCGGTTATATCACAAAACTCGTTGTTTATGGATAAACCTACGCTCAATATCTTGTCGCTTCCACTGCCAGTGTTAACTATGTATATGCTAACCTTCATTTGATCGTCAGCAGTACTATTTGGGTCAGCGCCTTTATCATAAATGATTTTTGCTGCTGATACTTGTATTTGTGGGCTTCCTGTTGCGAAGCTTCCCCATAGTCCGAAGAGCCATCCTGCTACTGCTATGCTTATGGCTATCGCCACCGCTACTATTATGACTGTTGCTATAACCGGCGAGATACCCCTCCTAACCTTCACCTCGGGTCTCACCACTCTGTTTTGTGTCTATAGATAGTTTTTTGTGTTTGGTCTTGTTAAAATGGTTTTGATAGTAATACCGTTTTATCGGATCGTGGGCGTTTAGCTTTTTGGTATTAAAGGTTGCCTAGGGCTCTCGGGGTTCTTTTAAGGGTTTATGGCGGCCTTGTGTGGAAGACTTTCTCCACGAGGTCTATGCTCGCCTTCCTAACCCACTCCTCCGCCTCTAGGCTTGTGGAGGCTACTTCCCTTAGCTTCCTGGCTAGGAGCCAGGGTTCTACTACTGCGCCTGGCCTGGCGGGGTCGTCGAGGTAGTCGCTCTCCACCAGGTAATGGGGTGGCTCTCTGGCTATGGCGTGTTCGAGGAGCTTGGGGACCCCGGGTATGGTGGCGTTGTACCCCCTGGCCACAGCCTCCCTCGCCACCCTGAGGGTTGCGTGGTGGAATATAACCATGCCCCTCCTAGCCCCCGTGGCCCCCGCTCTCCGGAGTATCCTGTCCACCGTCTCCACGGTGGCGGGCCCCTCGTTCTCGAGGTGGAGCTGCACCAGGCAGCCCTCCTCCAGGGCGGCTGCCACAGCCTCCTCCATGACAGCCATTGCTATAGCCACCCTGAGGGGGCTGGTCTTGTAGTGCTGCCTCCCCACCTCACCCACACCCTCTATAGCACCCTCCCTGCAGAGCCTCCTGAGGACCTCAACCGCCCCTAGGGCGGTCTCGAGGGCCTTCTCCGGGGGCTGGCGGTACTTGTCTATCATCCTGTCAACCTCAGCGGGGTGGACGCCGGCGAAGCACGCCACCCTCAGCCCCTCCCCGCGGGCGGCGTTGCACTCCCGGAGGTGTATCTCGTACATCCTCCTGTAGGCCTCCACCCCTGTTGGGGCTAGGCCGTAGCTCCAGGTTGTGAGGGTTAGGAGGGCGGCGAACCAGCCCCCCTCCCTCCTGAACCTCCTAGCCGCCTCCCTAGCCCCCAGGCCTCTCACGGGGTTTGTGTGCATGTGTGCGTCAGCCACGGGGATACTGGTGGACAAGCCCTCTAGCCACCCCTCTTCTCCGCGTATAGGGCGGGCCTGCCTGGGAGGGCGTTGGCCCTCCTGGGGCTCCCGCCCTCCTCCTCAGTCTCCACCACAACCCTAACCCCCAGCTCGGCCTCCAGTAGCTGGGCGGCGTCCCTGAGGGCCTCCAGCTCCACCTGGCGGGGGGCTGCTCTCCTGAGGACCTCGGGCGCCCTTGTGAGCTGCTGGACCAGCCTTGCCGCCTCCCTCTTGTCCACGCCGTCTATGTTGAAGGCTTCTCTGAGGGCCTCCTTCATGCTGGCGCCCCTCTCCCTCGCCCTCCTGACGGCCTCGACAGCCCTGTACTTCCACTCGGCCGCCACTGTCACCACGAGTGTGTCGGCGCCTCCCAGGAGCTTGAGGACCTCCCTCGCATCCTCGAGCACGGCCTGCACCGTCTCCTCGGCGGCCTCCGCCTCGGGGCTTATCTTATCCTCCGCCGCCTCCGGCCATGGGGCTGTGGAGGCGAAGCCCTCCCTTCCCATGGCCTCCCAGGCCTCCTCTGCGGTGTGGGGTGCGAAGGGGGCTATGAGTAGGGTCTGGACCTCTATGAACCTCCTTAGGAGGTCCTCCCTGGGCTCGCCCCCGGCCCTCCTTAGGTACCACCTGTAGCTCTCCTGCAGCTTGTACCACGCCTCCACCAGGGCTGTCTTGAAGTTTGCCTCCTCCATGAGCCTCGTGACCCTGGCTATGGTGGAGTTTAGCCTGCTCTCGAACCACCTGTCTATCCACCTCTCCTCCCTCCTCGCCGCCCTCCCGTAGTTCTCCCTTACGAAGTCTATCCACTGGCTTAGGATTGAGACGGCGCTGTCGGCGACGCTGGGCTCGAAGTTCGCGTCGTCGAGCCCCGAGTCGGCGCCCGCGAGGACCTCGGCCCACCTGGTGGCGTCGGCGCCCCACCAGTCTAGGGCCTGCCTTAGGAGGATGAAGTTGCCCTTGGACTTGCTCATCTTCTCCCCCGCTACCAGGACCCAGCCGTTCACCCCTATGGCCCTGGGCCACAGCTCCCTGGGGAATATGGCTGTGTGGTGGAATATGAAGAAGACTAGGTGGTTGGGTATGAGGTCCTTGCCGCTTATCCTCATGTCCAGCGGGTACCAGTATAGGAACTCCCTCCTCATCTCCTCCAGCAGCCCCTGGGGTATGCCGCTCCTCCTGGACACCTCCCCGGGGTCGCCCACGCCTAGGAAGACGTAGTCGAAGACCTCGGGCGTCAGCATCTCCGGCTCTACGCCGTACTTCTCGGGGTGCTGGGTGTACTTGGCTATGGTGTAGTAGGCCATGTATATTGTGGAGTCGCTGAGGCTCTCTATAACCCACTCCCTATCCCAGGGGAGGGGGGTGCCGAGCTCGCCCTTGTGGGTGAAGGCCCAGTCCCTCAGCGCCTCTATGTTAGCCTCGAAATCCCTCCTCACGTGGCCGGGGAGGAACTCCATCCTCGCCACCGCCTCCCTCGCCAGCGCCTTCCACTCGGGCTTGCTGTAGAGGAGGAACCACTGGTCCTCAACGATCTTCACATGCGTCCTGGCCCCGCACCTGCAGTAGACCTCCTGGGGGAGGGTGTAGATCCTGAGGGCCGCCCCCATGGACTCCAGCCACTCCACAACCTTCTCCTTAGCCTCGGCCACCTTCAACCCGCTGAACCTGCCCGTCGTCTCGAGCATTATCCCCTCGTAGAACTCCCTCGCATAAACCTCCCTGGTGGCCTCGTCCAGCTTCTCCCTATCCAGCTGGCTCTCCACACCCCTCCTCCTAACCTCCTCAACCACCAGGAGCCCCTCAGCCCGGGGGACGGCTATCAGCTGTATAGGCTCCAGGGCCTCCACAACCCCCGGCTCCAGACCGTACTCCCTCAGGGTCTCCGGCCTCCTCTTCAGCTCCATGAGGGCGACGTAGTCGTAGGGAGCGTGGGCGGGGACGCTCATTACAACCCCCGTGCCCAGGTCTGGCCTCACGAAGCTTGCCGGCAGCACGGGAACCTCCCTGCCGTCGGCTGGGTTGACCACTATCCTCCCCAGCAGCCTCCTCCCCTCGACCCTCTCGAGGATCACCACTCTGTGGCCCTGGTCAGCCAGCTCCCTGGCTCCCTGCTCCCCAATGATCCACCTCTCCCCCCCGTCCACCTCCGCCACGAGGTAGGTGGCGTCTGGGTGGACCCAGAGGTTGGTGACGCCGAATACCGTTTCGGGCCTGTAGGTGAGGGCCGGGTATACCAGCCCGTCCCTGCCCCTGAACTTTATGATCACCGCCTCCTGGGGGCCTATGCCGGCGTACTCGTCGGGCCTATCGTGGTCCCCCACCACCTTCTGCTCCTTGGGGCACCACACCACCGGGTGGCGGCCCTTCCCCACAAACCCCTTCTCCCTCAGCTTCAGGTACTGCCACTCTATGAACCTGGAGTAGGCGGGGTTGAGGCTGGTGGTGTAGAACTCCCTCCTCCAGTCTATGCTCATCCCATACCTCTCCAGGTCCCTCCTCCAGGCTTTCGTGAAGAACTCGACCCAGTACCTGGGGTCCCTGAACCTCGGTATATCCTCCTCGGGTATGCCCATGTCCCTCAGCGCCTTGATTATCCTGGGGTCGCCCTCCCTAACCCTGAGGGCGGAGCTCACTATTGGGCCTCCGGTGGCGTGCCACCCCTGGGGGAAGAGGACGTTGTAGCCCCTCATCCTCTTGTACCTGGCCATGATGTCTACCCTGAGGATGGTGAACGCGCTCCCCAGGTGGGGGTAGGCGTTGACGTAGGGGTAGGGGAAGGTTATGAAGAACTTCCTCTTCCCCGGCTGGGGGTCGGCCTCGAACAGCCTGGCCTCGCGCCACCTCTCCTGCCACTTCTCCTCCACAGCCTTGAGCCTCTCCACAGCCTCCCTAGGCGCCCTGGGCCTTATCTCCAAAACCCTGCACCCGGCCCTGGTGATAGTGGTGCTGCCGGGTAGTTATCCCTTAGGCCTCCGCCGGATAAATCCCCCGGCGTCCACTATAGTTTCTCGGTGCGATGTTTTGGCTAAACCCAAGGTTATAGTCCCCATGGTAACCCCCCTCCGAGGCGGCTCCGTCGACAAGGCCGCCGCCTCCTGGCTCGCCTCCAGACTCTCGGAGAGCGGGGTTGACGGTGTCTTCGTCCCGGGCACCACGGGCGAGTGGTACCTCCTCGACCCCCACGAGAGGGCTGAGGCGTTCTTCGCAGTAGCCTCAAGCGCCATAGCGGGGCTCAGGCTAGTGGCGGGCGTCTCGGGGTACAGGCCTGAGGAGTCCTACAGGCTGGCGGAGGAGGCCGCGGGCCACGGGGCCCACGCGGTGATGGCCGTGCCCCCAATCTACTTCAAGCCCTCGACAGACTTCCTGAGGGAGTTCTACGGCGAGATCAAGAGGAGGGCCGGGGGGCTGCCAACATACATCTACATATTCCCCGAGAGGATGGGCTACACCCTAGCCCTAGACCAGGTTGAGGCCCTTGTGGAGGCGGGTGTTGTCGACGGGATAAAGGCTACGGTCACCGACGCCGCCTACATAGCGGGCCTGGCCGCCGTTAAGGAGAGGAACCCCGGGTTCGAGGTCCTCGCCGGGGGGCTGGAGATGCTCGTCCACACATCCCTCTCCGGCGGAGACGGCGTGGTTGACGCCTACTCCAACGTAGCCCCCAGGCTGGCGGTAGAGCTCGCGGATAGCCTGGAGAAGGGGCCTGTGGAGAGGGTGGCGGGGCTCCA comes from the Aeropyrum camini SY1 = JCM 12091 genome and includes:
- a CDS encoding M28 family peptidase, translating into MPVWRGLAGEALRLYSSLKSVSGWRGVHAGSSRPAVEVVRGYLEDGLGVQSRLHEFWVDAWVLRSSGLEPPAPWHSVGPYVLGGDVEGRPLVLEGDPSLARSWRGVDAGGRVVVARAPGVVDDLKAAALLAAEAGAEALLVESRDPRVIVTGGDWGYSTSVGSPTPIPVATVPLGYSARALRAGFVRVWVDACVERRRDYNLVAVDGGRGGVVLAGAHLDHWYTGFTDNILGVAQAVETVRRLRGRGLAAGVVVFGAEEHGMPGMASWYWGAGSMSYARLLRESGAAEGVEAYINFDVAGYRCLVASGAPQLVGRALEAGAVERCCECPECDSIMMAWAGIPTLSLHSLWCPGVEEVYHTPRDTPDRVSWPTAWAAVEAAVRSMAQGPEWPRLAAHFRSALSGAGLRGRRLLYILESIARRAGWGPLFREASRRLLKVVHYGSLRWESRPLEALYMPEAALFKRVLEDLDRGRPPLAVVEVGREERMLYSLSPTPPPRAISRSILWEQLESNLYMLEGEVEDLRRSLVR
- a CDS encoding DUF371 domain-containing protein, with product MAEAGLEVVGRWVFFQAWGHPNVRATHRTTFEITSDDYLTPRGDCIIGIRSSVTPRSLPQWFKSLARSRDSIIIVVLCSGGVCDTAVGRGHPGLSFGDGRRMVFRRSSHVGPETVMIGSSKAATDLRRDLVEVLRRGAVLRVGMTVVRRSEVEGGGLQPPSAGPQYDSDGRAGARGVLN
- a CDS encoding dihydrodipicolinate synthase family protein, yielding MAKPKVIVPMVTPLRGGSVDKAAASWLASRLSESGVDGVFVPGTTGEWYLLDPHERAEAFFAVASSAIAGLRLVAGVSGYRPEESYRLAEEAAGHGAHAVMAVPPIYFKPSTDFLREFYGEIKRRAGGLPTYIYIFPERMGYTLALDQVEALVEAGVVDGIKATVTDAAYIAGLAAVKERNPGFEVLAGGLEMLVHTSLSGGDGVVDAYSNVAPRLAVELADSLEKGPVERVAGLQAKVLKLSRILGKRSLPSVLKAVLHVLGAPVTGEVRRPLKPLTQPEANAAANALCTGYREYLLPGLEC
- a CDS encoding archaellin/type IV pilin N-terminal domain-containing protein, whose protein sequence is MKVRRGISPVIATVIIVAVAIAISIAVAGWLFGLWGSFATGSPQIQVSAAKIIYDKGADPNSTADDQMKVSIYIVNTGSGSDKILSVGLSINNEFCDITAKFNNTTINANSSGWYDSNAIALGGASPDCNFTSVNPGDTAVVVVSFEKSGQTSVPVTITEGTVQ
- the leuS gene encoding leucine--tRNA ligase; translated protein: MEIRPRAPREAVERLKAVEEKWQERWREARLFEADPQPGKRKFFITFPYPYVNAYPHLGSAFTILRVDIMARYKRMRGYNVLFPQGWHATGGPIVSSALRVREGDPRIIKALRDMGIPEEDIPRFRDPRYWVEFFTKAWRRDLERYGMSIDWRREFYTTSLNPAYSRFIEWQYLKLREKGFVGKGRHPVVWCPKEQKVVGDHDRPDEYAGIGPQEAVIIKFRGRDGLVYPALTYRPETVFGVTNLWVHPDATYLVAEVDGGERWIIGEQGARELADQGHRVVILERVEGRRLLGRIVVNPADGREVPVLPASFVRPDLGTGVVMSVPAHAPYDYVALMELKRRPETLREYGLEPGVVEALEPIQLIAVPRAEGLLVVEEVRRRGVESQLDREKLDEATREVYAREFYEGIMLETTGRFSGLKVAEAKEKVVEWLESMGAALRIYTLPQEVYCRCGARTHVKIVEDQWFLLYSKPEWKALAREAVARMEFLPGHVRRDFEANIEALRDWAFTHKGELGTPLPWDREWVIESLSDSTIYMAYYTIAKYTQHPEKYGVEPEMLTPEVFDYVFLGVGDPGEVSRRSGIPQGLLEEMRREFLYWYPLDMRISGKDLIPNHLVFFIFHHTAIFPRELWPRAIGVNGWVLVAGEKMSKSKGNFILLRQALDWWGADATRWAEVLAGADSGLDDANFEPSVADSAVSILSQWIDFVRENYGRAARREERWIDRWFESRLNSTIARVTRLMEEANFKTALVEAWYKLQESYRWYLRRAGGEPREDLLRRFIEVQTLLIAPFAPHTAEEAWEAMGREGFASTAPWPEAAEDKISPEAEAAEETVQAVLEDAREVLKLLGGADTLVVTVAAEWKYRAVEAVRRARERGASMKEALREAFNIDGVDKREAARLVQQLTRAPEVLRRAAPRQVELEALRDAAQLLEAELGVRVVVETEEEGGSPRRANALPGRPALYAEKRGG
- a CDS encoding pyruvate-formate lyase-activating enzyme, giving the protein MEGCSGLAVTAIGVSTVESIPLHHYKPGGLALRLYTGPHGAPRPPAGVSRGCLEWGLEVCEWISRPGSFPAYAVGLDKLRGVAGRWGVEAVVLDGLESWLHAPCASRLGLPLVARTQGLLEPGGGELGLLEALAVEYTYLLWGGGSNLALARAVERAAGAGVWVEIIVYTPRPVETTLLAPPLQAAREAGAPLHIVALDHGGGGPLTRLAGELERLHWPVYIHSPPYSRLDTRCPRCGTVVATRREGLLDAMELAKGGGCPRCGAPVPVRGGWRRGTPGWFRRLAPQGVYWIDPRALGGRPL
- a CDS encoding protein-L-isoaspartate(D-aspartate) O-methyltransferase yields the protein MKSPVPRAVLEPSTPPPTTGTSRRWTVLREGDPYREARLRMVEQLRRSGLVTSSRVLEAMARVPRHLFVPPEYRGMAYEDRPLPIGHGQTISAPGVVGRMLQLLDPRPGDRVLDVGAGSGYQSALLAELVSPGGRVYAVERIPELAEYARENLGRAGYLGVVEVVVGDGSRGLPQHAPYQRIKVAAAAPKPPKPLVEQLASGGRMVIPIGTPDLQVLTVIEKTPEGRVREWRDIEFLFVPLIGEHGYREDWRKQYWQWWR
- a CDS encoding TatD family hydrolase; amino-acid sequence: MSTSIPVADAHMHTNPVRGLGAREAARRFRREGGWFAALLTLTTWSYGLAPTGVEAYRRMYEIHLRECNAARGEGLRVACFAGVHPAEVDRMIDKYRQPPEKALETALGAVEVLRRLCREGAIEGVGEVGRQHYKTSPLRVAIAMAVMEEAVAAALEEGCLVQLHLENEGPATVETVDRILRRAGATGARRGMVIFHHATLRVAREAVARGYNATIPGVPKLLEHAIAREPPHYLVESDYLDDPARPGAVVEPWLLARKLREVASTSLEAEEWVRKASIDLVEKVFHTRPP
- a CDS encoding RPA12/RPB9/RPC11 RNA polymerase family protein, with the protein product MKFCPKCGGVMLPRKDGEKRLLVCSSCGYTVEAKPEDLSRYKGVEKVKDHVLTTKTVNVVKKRQREKEEIEQAREEYYELVLEQLGEYGE